One window from the genome of Pandoraea fibrosis encodes:
- the pcaG gene encoding protocatechuate 3,4-dioxygenase subunit alpha: MSDYQQTPSQTVGPYFAYGLSPEQYLYDFKSAFTPVVALDRAEGEAIRLIGRVYDGAGNPINDALIEVVQADAHGRYVQNADEIERTGFAGTGRCGTGTDAEHRFVIETIKPGSTGPGEAPRIDVILTMRGLLNHLFTRIYFDDEAAANEADPVLQQVPAERRHTLIARREVSGGRVSYRFDIRMQGDEETVFLDL, from the coding sequence ATGTCCGATTACCAGCAAACGCCGTCGCAGACCGTCGGTCCGTACTTCGCCTATGGCCTGTCGCCGGAGCAATACCTGTACGACTTCAAGAGCGCCTTCACACCCGTGGTGGCGCTCGATCGCGCTGAGGGCGAGGCGATTCGCCTGATCGGTCGGGTATACGATGGCGCCGGCAATCCGATCAACGACGCGCTGATCGAAGTCGTGCAAGCCGACGCCCACGGCCGCTATGTCCAGAACGCCGATGAGATCGAGCGCACGGGCTTTGCCGGCACGGGCCGTTGCGGCACCGGCACCGACGCCGAGCACCGTTTCGTGATCGAGACCATCAAGCCGGGCTCGACCGGGCCGGGCGAAGCGCCGCGCATCGATGTGATTCTGACGATGCGGGGCTTGCTCAATCATCTGTTTACGCGTATCTATTTCGACGACGAGGCAGCGGCCAACGAGGCCGACCCCGTGCTGCAACAAGTGCCGGCCGAGCGTCGCCACACGCTGATTGCACGCCGCGAAGTGAGCGGCGGGCGTGTGTCGTACCGGTTCGACATCCGGATGCAGGGTGACGAGGAGACGGTTTTCCTCGACCTTTGA
- the pcaH gene encoding protocatechuate 3,4-dioxygenase subunit beta, producing MSETTTVLRPRDWDSHPKLIDSGYKSTALRGPKQLLVPVKQNLANLRAPVYGHGIISELDGDLTRNAVRNGEPLGERMIVTGRVLDEGGRPVPNTLVELWQANACGRYVHKVDQHDAPLDANFLGAGRALTDAQGRYKFLTIKPGAYPWKNHHNAWRPQHLHFSVFGQYFATRLVTQMYFPGDPLLAYDPIFQATPAHARDRLIARFSMDITEPEYALGYEFDIVLRGADQTPMES from the coding sequence ATGTCGGAAACGACCACCGTCCTGCGCCCCCGGGACTGGGATTCGCATCCCAAGCTCATCGACAGCGGGTACAAGTCCACCGCGCTGCGCGGCCCCAAGCAACTGCTCGTCCCGGTCAAACAGAACCTCGCGAACCTTCGCGCGCCGGTTTATGGCCACGGCATCATCAGCGAACTCGACGGCGATCTCACGCGCAATGCGGTCCGCAACGGCGAGCCGCTGGGTGAGCGCATGATTGTCACGGGCCGTGTGCTCGACGAAGGCGGCCGCCCGGTGCCCAATACGCTCGTGGAGCTGTGGCAGGCCAACGCGTGCGGACGCTACGTGCACAAGGTCGACCAGCACGACGCACCGCTCGACGCCAACTTCCTCGGCGCCGGTCGCGCCCTGACCGATGCGCAGGGCCGCTACAAATTCCTGACCATCAAGCCCGGCGCTTATCCGTGGAAGAACCACCACAACGCGTGGCGTCCGCAACATTTGCACTTCTCGGTGTTCGGCCAGTATTTCGCGACCCGTCTTGTGACGCAGATGTACTTCCCCGGCGATCCGCTGCTGGCTTACGACCCGATTTTTCAGGCCACGCCGGCCCATGCCCGCGACCGTCTGATTGCGCGCTTCTCGATGGATATCACCGAGCCCGAGTACGCGCTGGGTTATGAATTCGACATCGTGCTGCGCGGTGCCGACCAAACGCCGATGGAGTCCTGA
- the pcaQ gene encoding pca operon transcription factor PcaQ, with the protein MERHLLDGRIKLRHLQCLLAVAQHGSLQRAAEALSITQPAVSKTIAELEGLLGVRLFDRGRNGARPTAQAELFLRHAGASVSALRQGIDVLSRAVGQTGGVIEIAVLPTLAAAMMPSVLETFRREWPGIVVQVHTGANQRLLTQLKSGEMTLALGRMSDPEGMAGLTFEHLCATPLCVVVRPAHPLVRQRSVSMADLADHHVILPPHGTILRHTADSFLRAHGVGTLDDYSELLSMSLARAMTLRDDVVWIASEITVQDDLADGVLCALPFATKGTEESIGILWRNDTVPTPPEQTLISAMREAARVRYGVPGLR; encoded by the coding sequence ATGGAAAGACATCTACTCGACGGGCGAATCAAGCTGCGCCATCTGCAATGCCTGCTAGCCGTGGCCCAACACGGCAGCCTTCAGCGGGCGGCCGAAGCGCTGTCCATCACACAGCCGGCTGTCAGCAAGACGATTGCCGAACTGGAAGGGCTGCTTGGCGTGCGGTTGTTCGATCGCGGGCGCAACGGCGCACGCCCGACGGCGCAAGCGGAGTTGTTTCTCCGGCATGCCGGGGCGAGCGTGAGTGCGTTGCGACAAGGGATCGATGTCCTCTCGCGCGCCGTCGGTCAGACGGGCGGGGTGATCGAGATCGCCGTGCTGCCCACGTTGGCCGCTGCCATGATGCCCAGTGTGCTCGAGACCTTTCGGCGCGAATGGCCGGGCATCGTGGTGCAGGTACACACGGGGGCGAATCAGCGATTGCTCACGCAGTTGAAGTCCGGAGAGATGACGCTTGCGCTCGGCCGGATGTCCGATCCCGAGGGCATGGCAGGGCTCACCTTCGAACATCTTTGTGCAACGCCCCTCTGCGTGGTGGTGCGTCCAGCGCATCCGCTCGTGCGGCAACGCAGCGTATCGATGGCCGATCTGGCCGACCATCATGTGATCCTGCCGCCGCACGGCACGATCCTGCGCCATACCGCCGACAGCTTCCTGCGCGCGCACGGCGTGGGCACGCTCGACGACTACTCCGAACTGCTGTCGATGTCCCTTGCCCGCGCCATGACCCTGCGCGACGACGTGGTGTGGATCGCCTCCGAGATTACCGTGCAGGACGATCTCGCCGACGGCGTGCTGTGCGCTCTGCCCTTTGCGACGAAAGGCACCGAGGAGTCCATCGGCATTCTGTGGCGCAACGACACGGTGCCCACGCCACCGGAACAAACGCTCATCAGCGCGATGCGCGAAGCCGCGCGAGTGCGCTACGGCGTGCCGGGCTTGCGCTGA
- a CDS encoding amidohydrolase family protein, which yields MNLETLVAIDTHVHAEVSCCQPPDLFGKAFDDAADKYFGTVLKQNRRPTIPETIEHYRERKIGFVMFTVDCEANIGRRRIPNEEIAGFAQENDDIMIAFASIDPHKGRMGVREARRLVEEFGVRGFKFHPTMQGFFANDRMAYPLYELIAEYHLTAVFHSGHSGIGSGMPGGGGLRLKFSEPIHLDDVAIDFPDMNIVIAHPSWPWQSQALSIALHKPNVYIDLSGWSPKYFSPELIQYANSLLREKMLFGSDFPLIAPDRWLRDFETAGFRDEVKPLLLKDNAVRMLGLAPVQVASSMAQA from the coding sequence ATGAACCTCGAGACACTCGTTGCCATCGACACGCACGTGCACGCGGAAGTCTCGTGCTGCCAGCCGCCGGATTTGTTCGGCAAGGCGTTCGACGACGCTGCGGACAAGTACTTCGGCACTGTTCTCAAACAGAATCGCCGACCGACCATTCCCGAGACCATCGAGCATTACCGCGAGCGCAAGATCGGTTTCGTGATGTTCACGGTCGATTGCGAGGCGAACATCGGTCGCCGCCGGATTCCCAACGAGGAGATTGCGGGCTTCGCGCAAGAGAACGACGACATCATGATCGCGTTCGCCAGCATCGATCCGCACAAGGGGCGCATGGGCGTGCGCGAGGCGCGGCGGCTTGTCGAGGAATTCGGCGTGCGCGGCTTCAAGTTCCACCCGACCATGCAGGGGTTCTTTGCCAATGACCGCATGGCATATCCGTTGTACGAACTGATCGCGGAATACCATCTCACGGCCGTATTCCACAGCGGGCATTCGGGCATCGGGTCGGGGATGCCGGGGGGCGGTGGCCTGCGGCTCAAGTTCTCCGAGCCGATCCATCTGGACGACGTTGCGATCGATTTCCCGGACATGAACATCGTAATCGCGCACCCGTCGTGGCCCTGGCAATCGCAGGCGCTGTCCATTGCGCTGCACAAGCCCAACGTCTACATCGATCTCTCGGGTTGGTCGCCCAAGTATTTTTCGCCGGAGCTGATTCAGTACGCGAACTCGCTGCTGCGCGAGAAGATGTTGTTCGGCTCGGACTTCCCGTTGATCGCCCCGGACCGATGGCTGCGCGACTTCGAGACGGCCGGATTTCGCGATGAGGTCAAGCCGCTGCTGCTCAAGGACAATGCGGTGAGAATGTTAGGGCTTGCGCCGGTTCAGGTCGCGTCATCAATGGCGCAGGCGTGA
- a CDS encoding acyl-CoA dehydrogenase family protein codes for MGYPALQSAAADIAFVLDKLGVGEALTRLAPFREFDTATLVQVVDEAARFSREVLAPLNAVGDREGCTWRDGEVRTPTGFADAYRQYRDAGWPSLPCDPSLGGQGLPVVAQVAVQELTAGANLAWTMYPGILHGAYECVHRFGSDALRQAWLGPLVSGEWLATMALTEPGAGSDLGQIRTRAEWIDGADDTVKVTGEKIFISGGEQDLTPNIVHLVLARTPDAPAGSGGLSLFLVPKVLPSGERNAVRCTGIEHKMGIRGSATCSMAFEGATGYLIGKPYRGLEAMFAMMNSARLHVGASALGLAQNAYEMAAKHALARVQSRVPGAEAGAPIARHPAVWRLLEGQRVAVEGARLLLYRAALAIDEAHHADTPEARTSAEALAALLTPVVKAMLTEQAFDGASAALQVFGGYGYVEETGISQYLRDARIPMIYEGTNEIQAIDLMLRKVVKDDGATLRQWLAWTRVQVDDARSVATLDGFGAALAALDEWVSLLPCVIALARSSPRAALCVAGDVMRAVHGLTMSGLWAHAALAEHRAQAAGDVGCNDKRRAARYWLKFELPETRRAMAIVAAQIQDPEIAE; via the coding sequence ATGGGTTATCCGGCGTTGCAAAGCGCGGCCGCCGATATCGCGTTCGTGCTGGATAAGCTCGGCGTCGGTGAGGCATTGACGCGTCTCGCACCGTTTCGTGAATTCGACACCGCGACGCTGGTGCAAGTCGTCGACGAAGCGGCACGCTTTTCCCGCGAAGTGCTGGCGCCGTTGAATGCCGTGGGCGACCGGGAGGGGTGTACATGGCGCGACGGCGAGGTTCGCACCCCCACCGGATTTGCCGACGCTTATCGCCAGTATCGCGACGCCGGCTGGCCGTCCTTGCCGTGCGATCCGTCCCTAGGCGGGCAGGGGCTGCCGGTCGTCGCGCAGGTCGCGGTGCAGGAACTGACCGCCGGCGCGAATCTCGCCTGGACGATGTATCCCGGCATTCTGCATGGCGCATACGAGTGCGTGCATCGTTTCGGTAGCGACGCCCTGCGCCAGGCGTGGCTTGGCCCGCTCGTGAGCGGCGAATGGCTCGCCACGATGGCGCTGACGGAGCCTGGGGCAGGCAGCGATCTGGGGCAGATTCGCACCCGTGCTGAATGGATCGACGGCGCGGATGACACGGTGAAGGTGACCGGCGAGAAGATCTTCATCTCCGGCGGCGAGCAGGATCTGACGCCGAACATCGTGCACCTCGTGCTGGCGCGCACGCCTGACGCGCCTGCCGGAAGCGGCGGCCTGTCGCTGTTCCTCGTGCCCAAGGTCCTGCCGAGCGGCGAGCGCAACGCGGTGCGCTGCACCGGCATCGAGCACAAGATGGGCATTCGCGGCAGCGCCACGTGCTCGATGGCGTTCGAGGGCGCGACGGGGTATCTGATCGGCAAGCCGTATCGCGGGCTTGAAGCGATGTTCGCGATGATGAACTCGGCACGTCTGCATGTCGGCGCGTCGGCGCTCGGACTCGCCCAGAACGCCTATGAGATGGCGGCGAAGCATGCGCTGGCCCGTGTGCAATCGCGTGTGCCGGGGGCTGAGGCCGGCGCACCGATTGCGCGGCACCCGGCGGTGTGGCGTCTGCTCGAAGGCCAGCGGGTTGCCGTCGAAGGAGCGCGCTTGTTGTTGTACCGCGCCGCGCTCGCCATCGACGAGGCCCATCACGCCGATACTCCCGAAGCGCGAACGAGTGCCGAGGCCCTCGCGGCGCTGCTCACGCCGGTTGTCAAAGCGATGTTGACCGAGCAGGCATTCGACGGCGCGAGCGCTGCCTTGCAGGTCTTCGGCGGCTACGGATATGTCGAAGAGACCGGCATCTCGCAGTACCTGCGCGATGCACGCATCCCCATGATCTATGAGGGAACCAACGAGATTCAGGCCATCGATCTGATGTTGCGCAAGGTGGTGAAGGACGATGGTGCGACATTGCGGCAATGGCTCGCCTGGACACGCGTGCAGGTGGACGATGCGCGATCCGTTGCGACACTCGACGGCTTCGGCGCAGCGTTAGCAGCGCTGGACGAGTGGGTCTCGCTGCTGCCGTGCGTCATCGCGTTGGCGCGGTCGTCGCCGCGCGCGGCGTTGTGCGTGGCCGGGGACGTGATGCGGGCTGTGCATGGGCTGACGATGAGCGGGCTGTGGGCGCACGCGGCACTGGCCGAGCATCGCGCACAAGCGGCCGGCGATGTCGGGTGTAACGACAAGCGCCGTGCCGCCCGCTATTGGCTGAAGTTCGAACTGCCGGAAACGCGTCGCGCCATGGCGATCGTGGCGGCGCAAATCCAGGATCCGGAGATTGCCGAATGA
- a CDS encoding feruloyl-CoA synthase, with translation MNHGNNTAAQTPDIAAHRYRPVALGNPGVEVRREGEFWYLRSRETLGDFPERLTDRLVSGAARHPERWLIARRGPDGAWIGITYGQMLLRARAIGQALRDRGLSADRPMAILSGNDLEHFQLALGAMYAGVPFAPISPAYSIVSTDFGKLRHTLGVLRPGLVYASDVRSYGRAMDAVLGDDVIRVTGDGEGGTLAFDTLLDTVPRDVDAMHAKVTGDTIAKILFTSGSTRQPKAVPTTQRMLCSNQQMLLQTFPTFGEAPPVLVDWLPWNHTYGGSHNVGIALYNGGTLYIDDGKPVAGKFEETLRNLREISPTVYFNVPKGWEDLAIALETDAALRERFFARVNLYFFGGAGLSQAAWNRLERVTEQHCGERIRIMSGLGMTETSPSCMFTTGPIMRAGYIGLPAPGCEVKLAPVGGKLEVRFRGPNVMAGYWRHEAGEPVFDEEGYYRTGDAATFVDAQQPEIGLQFDGRITEDFKLSSGTFVSVGPLRARVISEGAPYVQDAVVTGINRDDIGLMIFPRVEDCRRLSGLAKDAPIADVLASAPVREVFAALLTKLNASAGGSATYVARLLLLDSPPSLDRGEVTDKGSINQRAVQDHRAATVEALHAAKTDGDRIILAPARG, from the coding sequence TTGAATCACGGCAATAACACGGCGGCGCAAACGCCCGACATCGCGGCGCATCGCTATCGCCCGGTCGCCCTCGGCAATCCCGGTGTGGAAGTGCGGCGCGAGGGCGAGTTCTGGTATCTGCGCTCGCGCGAAACGCTCGGCGATTTTCCCGAGCGCCTGACCGACCGTCTGGTGTCGGGCGCGGCCCGGCACCCGGAGCGGTGGTTGATCGCGCGACGCGGTCCCGACGGCGCATGGATCGGCATCACGTATGGGCAGATGCTGTTGCGTGCGCGTGCTATCGGGCAGGCATTGCGCGATCGCGGGTTATCTGCCGATCGCCCGATGGCGATTCTGTCGGGCAACGATCTCGAACACTTTCAATTGGCCCTCGGCGCCATGTACGCGGGCGTACCGTTTGCGCCGATTTCGCCGGCCTACTCGATCGTGTCGACCGACTTCGGCAAGTTGCGTCACACGCTGGGCGTGCTGCGCCCGGGCCTTGTCTATGCCTCCGATGTCAGGTCCTACGGACGCGCCATGGACGCCGTGCTGGGCGACGACGTGATTCGCGTGACCGGCGACGGCGAGGGCGGCACGCTGGCGTTCGATACGCTGCTCGATACCGTGCCGCGCGATGTCGACGCAATGCATGCGAAGGTGACGGGCGACACCATCGCCAAGATTCTGTTCACGTCTGGCTCGACCCGTCAGCCGAAAGCCGTGCCGACCACGCAACGCATGCTGTGCAGCAATCAGCAGATGCTGCTGCAGACGTTCCCGACCTTCGGCGAGGCGCCGCCGGTACTGGTGGACTGGTTGCCGTGGAATCACACCTACGGCGGCAGCCACAACGTGGGCATCGCGTTGTACAACGGCGGCACGCTCTACATCGACGACGGAAAACCGGTCGCGGGAAAGTTCGAAGAGACGCTTCGCAATCTGCGCGAGATTTCGCCCACGGTGTACTTCAATGTGCCGAAAGGATGGGAAGACCTCGCCATCGCGCTGGAGACCGACGCCGCATTGCGCGAGCGCTTCTTCGCGCGTGTGAATCTCTATTTCTTCGGCGGCGCAGGTTTGTCGCAGGCCGCGTGGAACCGGCTCGAACGCGTGACCGAGCAGCATTGCGGCGAACGTATCCGGATCATGTCCGGGCTCGGCATGACCGAGACGTCACCGAGTTGCATGTTCACCACCGGCCCCATCATGCGCGCGGGCTACATCGGCCTGCCCGCGCCGGGCTGCGAGGTGAAGCTGGCCCCGGTCGGCGGCAAGCTGGAAGTCCGGTTTCGCGGTCCGAATGTCATGGCGGGGTATTGGCGTCACGAGGCCGGCGAGCCGGTGTTCGACGAAGAGGGGTACTACCGCACGGGCGACGCTGCGACGTTCGTCGATGCGCAGCAACCGGAGATTGGCCTTCAGTTCGACGGGCGCATCACCGAAGACTTCAAACTCAGCTCGGGCACGTTTGTCAGCGTCGGCCCGTTGCGCGCCCGCGTGATTTCGGAGGGTGCGCCGTATGTGCAGGACGCCGTGGTCACGGGGATCAATCGCGACGACATCGGGTTGATGATCTTCCCGCGTGTCGAGGACTGCCGTCGTCTGAGCGGTCTGGCGAAGGACGCACCGATAGCCGATGTGCTGGCGAGTGCCCCTGTGCGCGAGGTGTTTGCTGCATTGCTGACGAAGCTCAACGCGTCGGCAGGCGGCAGCGCCACTTACGTCGCTCGTCTCCTGTTGCTCGATTCGCCTCCCTCGCTCGATCGGGGCGAGGTGACCGACAAGGGGTCGATCAATCAGCGCGCTGTGCAGGATCATCGTGCGGCAACGGTCGAAGCGTTGCACGCGGCGAAGACCGACGGCGATCGGATCATTCTCGCGCCGGCAAGAGGCTGA
- a CDS encoding aldehyde dehydrogenase, with protein MHEVQMLIGGQWRGAQSGATFERIDPVTGEVATRAPAATVADADAAVDAAQAAFPAWAALSPTARRQRLLAAAERMDSRAAEFIAIGAAETGAMANWYGFNVMLAANMLREAAAMTTQIDGSVIPSDVPGSLALAVRAPVGVVLGIAPWNAPVILATRALAMPLACGNTVVLKASEQCPGVHALIGACLHEAGLGDGVVNVVTNAPEDAGEIVARLIAHPAVRRVNFTGSTHVGRIIARLAAEHLKPALLELGGKAPVLVLDDADLDAAVDGIAFGAFFNQGQICMSTERVIVDARIADAFVEKLTARAAKLHAGSPSSPDSVLGAMVSAQAASRVAALVEDAREHGARLPLGCRVDGAIMQAAIVDGVTPAMRLYREESFGPVVTIQRVESDDEAVRVANDSEFGLSASIFSRDVSRALQLARRIESGICHINGPTVHDEAQMPFGGVKASGYGRFGSKASIGEFTELRWITVQTTPRHYPI; from the coding sequence ATGCATGAAGTACAGATGCTGATCGGTGGCCAGTGGCGCGGCGCACAGAGCGGGGCGACGTTCGAGCGAATCGATCCGGTGACGGGCGAGGTTGCCACGCGAGCCCCGGCAGCCACGGTGGCGGATGCCGACGCGGCGGTCGATGCGGCGCAAGCGGCGTTCCCTGCATGGGCGGCGCTCTCGCCCACGGCGCGGCGCCAGCGTTTGCTCGCGGCTGCCGAGCGCATGGACAGCCGCGCGGCGGAGTTCATTGCGATCGGGGCGGCCGAGACGGGCGCCATGGCGAACTGGTACGGTTTCAACGTGATGCTCGCGGCGAACATGCTGCGCGAGGCGGCGGCCATGACCACGCAGATCGACGGCAGCGTGATTCCGAGCGATGTCCCCGGCAGCCTCGCACTGGCCGTGCGCGCGCCGGTCGGTGTGGTGCTGGGCATCGCCCCCTGGAACGCGCCGGTCATTCTGGCGACGCGTGCCTTGGCGATGCCGCTCGCGTGTGGCAACACGGTCGTGCTCAAGGCGTCGGAACAATGTCCGGGCGTGCATGCGCTGATCGGCGCATGTCTGCATGAGGCCGGGCTCGGCGACGGCGTGGTCAACGTGGTGACGAACGCGCCGGAAGACGCCGGCGAGATCGTGGCGCGTCTGATCGCCCACCCGGCGGTGCGCCGTGTGAATTTCACCGGTTCCACGCATGTGGGGCGCATCATCGCGCGTCTTGCGGCCGAGCATCTCAAGCCGGCGTTGCTGGAGTTGGGCGGCAAGGCACCGGTGCTCGTGCTCGACGACGCGGATCTGGATGCTGCGGTCGACGGCATTGCGTTCGGCGCCTTCTTCAATCAGGGGCAGATCTGCATGTCCACGGAGCGGGTCATCGTCGATGCACGCATCGCCGACGCCTTCGTCGAGAAGCTCACCGCGCGTGCGGCCAAGCTGCACGCCGGATCGCCGAGCTCGCCCGACAGCGTGCTTGGCGCGATGGTGAGTGCGCAGGCGGCGTCGCGCGTGGCGGCGCTTGTCGAAGACGCCCGTGAGCATGGCGCGCGTTTGCCGTTGGGGTGCCGCGTGGACGGGGCGATCATGCAAGCGGCGATTGTCGACGGCGTGACGCCTGCGATGCGTCTGTATCGCGAAGAATCGTTCGGCCCGGTGGTGACGATTCAGCGGGTGGAGAGCGACGACGAAGCCGTGCGCGTTGCCAACGACAGCGAATTCGGTCTGTCGGCCTCGATTTTCAGCCGCGACGTGTCGCGTGCCCTGCAATTGGCCCGACGCATCGAATCGGGTATTTGCCACATCAATGGCCCGACGGTGCACGACGAAGCGCAGATGCCGTTCGGCGGCGTCAAGGCGAGCGGTTACGGCCGTTTTGGCAGCAAGGCGTCTATCGGCGAGTTCACGGAGCTTCGCTGGATCACGGTACAAACGACCCCGCGTCACTACCCGATCTGA
- a CDS encoding p-hydroxycinnamoyl CoA hydratase/lyase: MNAYEGRWKTVDVKVEGGIGWVIFNRPEKRNAMSPTLNTEMNQVLDAVELDADVKVVVLTGAGAAWTAGMDLKEYFREIDGGPEIVQERVRRDASDWQWRRLRMYSKPTIAMVNGWCFGGGFSPLVACDLAIAADEAVFGLSEINWGIPPGNLVSKAMADTVGHRRALHYIMTGDTFTGVQAADMGLVNQSVPLAQLRDATIALAGKLLEKNPVVLRAAKHGFKRARELTWEQSEDYLYAKLDQAQLRDPEHGREQGLKQFLDDKSIKPGLQAYKR, encoded by the coding sequence ATGAACGCATACGAAGGACGCTGGAAAACGGTCGACGTGAAAGTCGAAGGCGGCATTGGCTGGGTGATCTTCAATCGCCCGGAGAAGCGCAACGCGATGAGCCCGACGCTCAACACCGAGATGAATCAGGTGCTCGATGCGGTCGAACTCGATGCGGACGTGAAGGTTGTCGTACTCACCGGCGCTGGCGCAGCGTGGACGGCGGGCATGGATCTGAAGGAGTACTTCCGCGAGATCGACGGTGGACCGGAGATCGTGCAGGAGCGCGTGCGTCGCGATGCCTCGGACTGGCAGTGGCGTCGTCTGCGCATGTATTCGAAGCCCACGATTGCGATGGTCAACGGCTGGTGCTTCGGTGGCGGTTTCTCGCCGCTGGTGGCCTGCGATCTGGCCATTGCTGCGGACGAGGCGGTTTTCGGCCTGTCGGAAATCAACTGGGGCATTCCGCCGGGGAATCTGGTGAGCAAGGCGATGGCCGATACGGTCGGTCATCGTCGTGCCCTGCACTACATCATGACCGGCGACACGTTCACCGGTGTGCAAGCCGCCGATATGGGGCTGGTCAATCAAAGCGTGCCGCTGGCCCAATTGCGCGATGCGACGATTGCCCTGGCAGGCAAGCTGCTCGAGAAGAACCCGGTGGTGCTGCGCGCCGCGAAGCACGGCTTCAAGCGCGCACGTGAGCTCACGTGGGAGCAGAGCGAAGACTATCTGTACGCCAAGCTCGATCAGGCGCAATTGCGCGATCCGGAGCATGGCCGCGAGCAAGGCCTCAAGCAATTCCTTGACGACAAGTCGATCAAGCCGGGTCTGCAAGCCTACAAGCGCTGA
- a CDS encoding porin, whose protein sequence is MAFPSRTRALATLGTIAALAVPGIAGAQSNITLYGIVDTGIEYVSHASPNGAVVRMPGVTGELPSRWGLRGSEDLGGGLAAIFQLESGFNIRGGDLGQGGRLFGRQAFVGVKGPYGTVALGRQYTMTYYALLGSDVLGPDIYGMGSFDAYIPNARTDNSITYQVGWQGLSFGAGYSFGRDSGGTGNSPGQGTCAGQVPGQAVQCRDWSVMLKYDASNFGVAASYEEQRGGTNAAANFFDGQATSAFTSSNDKDARTTLGAYYKYGAFKVGGGWLGRRVSTSAVNTHSNLFYLGAAYNLTPAWLVDGEVYRIINSDHNTRGTMTTLRATYSLSVRTAVYAQAAYLFNSAHAAYSVSGGGGGTTPPVGEGQAGVMLGMRHTF, encoded by the coding sequence ATGGCTTTTCCTTCTCGCACACGTGCGCTCGCAACCCTCGGCACAATCGCCGCGCTGGCGGTTCCCGGCATCGCCGGTGCGCAATCGAATATCACGCTGTACGGCATTGTGGACACCGGGATCGAATACGTCTCTCACGCGAGCCCGAACGGCGCCGTCGTGCGTATGCCGGGCGTGACGGGCGAGTTGCCGTCGCGCTGGGGCCTGCGCGGGTCGGAAGATCTCGGCGGTGGCCTGGCGGCGATTTTCCAGTTGGAGAGCGGCTTCAACATTCGCGGCGGCGATCTCGGTCAGGGCGGACGACTGTTCGGCCGTCAGGCCTTCGTGGGGGTCAAAGGACCTTACGGCACGGTCGCGCTGGGCCGGCAATACACCATGACGTATTACGCGCTGCTGGGCTCCGACGTGCTCGGCCCGGACATCTACGGCATGGGGTCGTTCGACGCCTATATCCCCAACGCCCGCACCGACAATTCGATTACGTATCAGGTCGGCTGGCAAGGGCTGAGCTTCGGCGCGGGCTATTCGTTTGGCCGCGATTCCGGTGGCACGGGCAACTCGCCGGGGCAGGGCACCTGCGCGGGCCAGGTCCCGGGGCAGGCGGTGCAGTGCCGCGACTGGTCGGTGATGCTCAAGTACGACGCGAGCAATTTTGGCGTGGCGGCGTCGTATGAAGAGCAACGCGGCGGCACCAATGCCGCAGCCAACTTCTTCGACGGGCAAGCCACGTCGGCTTTCACCAGCAGCAACGACAAGGACGCGCGCACGACCCTCGGCGCGTATTACAAGTACGGTGCCTTCAAGGTCGGTGGCGGGTGGCTGGGCCGCCGTGTCTCGACGTCTGCCGTCAACACGCACTCGAATCTGTTCTACCTCGGCGCGGCATACAACCTCACGCCTGCATGGCTGGTGGACGGGGAGGTCTATCGCATCATCAACAGCGATCACAACACGCGCGGCACCATGACCACGCTGCGCGCCACGTATTCGCTGTCGGTGCGCACGGCGGTCTACGCGCAAGCCGCCTATCTCTTTAACAGCGCACACGCCGCGTACTCGGTCAGCGGTGGCGGTGGCGGTACCACGCCGCCCGTCGGCGAGGGCCAGGCCGGCGTGATGCTCGGCATGCGTCATACGTTCTGA